The following are encoded in a window of Mycobacteroides chelonae CCUG 47445 genomic DNA:
- a CDS encoding cytochrome b, with amino-acid sequence MGQATELANAIDSRYHASSGLRRQMNKVFPTHWSFLLGEIALYSFVVLLISGIYLALFFDPSMAEVTYNGVYQPLRGMQMSKAYESSLNLSFEVRGGLFVRQVHHWAALMFAASIVVHLARIFFTGAFRRPREANWVIGSLLLILAMAEGFAGYSLPDDLLSGTGLRVVTQGMMSLPIVGTWMHWALFGGDFPGNIVLPRLYVLHVLLVPAIMIALIGVHLALVWYQKHTQFPGPRRTEANVVGVRIVPVFALKSGAFFAIVTAVLALMGGLLQINPVWLLGPYKPSQVAAGSPPDIYLMWTDGLLRLVPDWELYIFGHTVPAVLWGVLGIMLAFVVIVAWPFIERRFTGDDAHHNLLQRPRDAPVRTAIGAAGFSLYILLTLSCINDIIALKFHISLNATTWIGRIGMVILPIVVYYLAYRWAIGLQRSDRAVLEHGIETGIIKRLPHGEYIELHQPLAGVDEHGHAIPLEYQGAAVPQRMNKLGSAGAPGTGSFLFADPADEQAALVRAERASARTELAVLRGRSR; translated from the coding sequence ATGGGTCAAGCAACGGAGCTTGCCAATGCGATCGACTCGCGCTACCACGCGTCATCGGGCTTGCGAAGACAGATGAACAAGGTCTTCCCGACGCACTGGTCATTCCTGCTGGGGGAGATCGCGCTCTACAGCTTTGTGGTGCTGCTGATTTCGGGTATCTATCTGGCCTTGTTCTTCGACCCCTCGATGGCCGAGGTCACCTACAATGGCGTCTACCAGCCGCTACGCGGTATGCAGATGTCCAAGGCCTATGAAAGCTCGTTGAATCTGAGCTTCGAGGTTCGAGGTGGCCTGTTCGTGCGCCAGGTCCATCATTGGGCGGCACTGATGTTCGCGGCCTCGATCGTCGTACACCTGGCCCGCATCTTTTTCACGGGGGCATTCCGCCGTCCGCGTGAGGCCAACTGGGTCATCGGATCGCTACTGCTGATCCTGGCCATGGCAGAGGGATTCGCGGGCTATTCGTTACCCGATGATCTGTTGTCCGGCACCGGGCTTCGTGTGGTCACGCAGGGCATGATGTCACTGCCGATTGTCGGTACCTGGATGCATTGGGCGTTGTTCGGCGGCGACTTCCCCGGAAATATCGTGCTGCCAAGACTTTACGTTCTGCATGTCCTGCTTGTTCCCGCCATCATGATCGCACTCATCGGGGTGCACCTGGCACTTGTGTGGTACCAGAAGCACACGCAGTTTCCGGGACCACGGCGCACCGAGGCCAATGTTGTTGGGGTAAGGATTGTTCCGGTGTTCGCCCTGAAATCTGGTGCATTCTTTGCCATCGTCACGGCGGTTCTCGCGCTTATGGGCGGGCTGTTGCAAATCAACCCGGTATGGCTGCTGGGCCCCTACAAGCCATCGCAGGTAGCGGCCGGATCACCGCCCGACATCTACCTGATGTGGACGGACGGCCTGCTGCGGCTCGTCCCGGATTGGGAGCTGTACATCTTCGGCCATACGGTCCCCGCCGTGCTGTGGGGAGTGTTGGGCATCATGCTCGCGTTCGTGGTGATCGTGGCCTGGCCATTCATCGAGAGACGCTTCACCGGCGACGATGCGCATCACAATCTGCTGCAGCGTCCGCGTGATGCGCCGGTCCGCACTGCCATTGGGGCAGCTGGCTTTTCGCTCTACATATTGCTCACACTGTCGTGCATCAACGACATCATCGCGTTGAAGTTCCATATCTCGCTGAATGCGACGACGTGGATCGGCCGTATCGGCATGGTCATCTTGCCGATCGTCGTGTACTACCTGGCCTACCGCTGGGCCATCGGCCTGCAACGCAGCGACCGCGCAGTACTCGAACACGGCATCGAGACCGGCATCATCAAGCGACTGCCGCACGGTGAATACATCGAGCTGCACCAGCCACTGGCCGGTGTCGACGAGCACGGCCACGCCATCCCCCTGGAATACCAGGGCGCCGCAGTGCCACAGCGCATGAACAAGCTCGGATCGGCCGGCGCACCCGGCACCGGCTCGTTCCTGTTCGCCGACCCCGCCGACGAACAAGCCGCACTGGTGCGGGCCGAACGCGCATCGGCGCGCACCGAATTAGCGGTGCTCCGCGGAAGATCGCGGTAA
- a CDS encoding barstar family protein yields MKTYVVEGSHVRTRADFFTELGRAVNGPGGYFGSNLDALVDCLRGGFGTPDDEPFRFVLQDATRIKSAVGKKDWAAIEEIFEEAGVPLTARTKDAD; encoded by the coding sequence ATGAAGACCTATGTCGTCGAAGGCTCCCACGTCCGTACCCGGGCGGACTTCTTCACCGAACTCGGGCGCGCGGTGAATGGGCCGGGCGGCTACTTCGGCAGCAATCTCGATGCTCTCGTCGATTGCCTCCGGGGTGGATTCGGCACGCCTGACGACGAGCCGTTCCGGTTCGTTCTGCAGGACGCGACACGCATCAAGTCCGCGGTGGGGAAGAAGGATTGGGCTGCCATCGAGGAGATCTTCGAGGAAGCCGGAGTGCCGCTGACCGCGCGAACGAAAGACGCCGACTAG
- a CDS encoding ABC transporter substrate-binding protein, producing the protein MSSVASRRAVLAGAAGITTAAGLFGGAGLIRAAVSDVTNISGQLRIGYLPITDAAPLLLAHSAGMHPDGAVSAVKPVLFRSWAALAEAFMARQIDVAHLLMPMAIQLRQVLGHGVRVLGWNHTNGSALTVAPGIEHLEDLAGTQVAIPFWWSIHNIVLQELLRGQGLRPVVRSAASRSQRTVELVVMSPSDMVPALANRSIGGYVVADPFNAIAQIKKIGRIHTFLGDVWRDHACCVLVTRDDVIAARASAVQGVTDAVVAAQLWIDADRKAAASALGAGKYLPQPIPAVQTALTYPNPPYPLKHPDWHPQRLGFQPFPYRSFTQRLVESMHDTVVDGDRGFLNRLDPARVHDDLVDDTFVRAAIATHGGPEAFGITADFTRTEQVQAL; encoded by the coding sequence GTGAGCAGTGTCGCCTCGCGCCGCGCCGTCCTGGCGGGCGCCGCTGGAATAACCACCGCAGCAGGGCTTTTCGGTGGCGCCGGGTTGATTCGCGCCGCGGTGTCGGACGTCACGAACATCAGCGGCCAATTGCGCATCGGATATCTACCCATCACCGACGCGGCGCCGCTGCTGCTGGCCCATTCTGCGGGCATGCATCCGGACGGAGCGGTCAGCGCCGTGAAGCCGGTGCTGTTTCGCAGCTGGGCCGCCTTGGCTGAGGCCTTCATGGCGCGGCAGATCGATGTTGCGCATCTATTGATGCCCATGGCGATCCAGCTCCGCCAGGTGCTGGGGCACGGGGTACGAGTGCTCGGGTGGAATCACACCAACGGTTCGGCACTCACCGTGGCGCCGGGCATCGAACATCTGGAGGATCTCGCGGGCACTCAGGTCGCCATTCCATTCTGGTGGTCGATCCACAACATCGTGCTGCAAGAGCTGTTGCGCGGCCAGGGGTTACGGCCCGTCGTCCGAAGCGCCGCGTCCCGGTCCCAACGGACCGTCGAGCTCGTCGTGATGAGTCCATCAGATATGGTGCCGGCGCTGGCGAATCGATCCATCGGGGGATATGTGGTCGCTGATCCGTTCAACGCCATCGCACAGATCAAGAAGATCGGACGGATTCATACGTTTCTCGGCGATGTCTGGCGCGACCATGCCTGCTGTGTCCTCGTCACGCGCGATGACGTGATCGCCGCCCGCGCGTCAGCGGTACAGGGTGTCACCGACGCGGTGGTGGCCGCCCAGCTGTGGATCGATGCCGACAGAAAGGCGGCGGCATCCGCCCTCGGTGCCGGCAAGTATCTACCGCAGCCCATCCCGGCGGTGCAGACGGCGTTGACCTACCCGAATCCGCCGTATCCGCTGAAGCATCCGGATTGGCATCCGCAACGCCTGGGCTTCCAGCCGTTTCCCTACCGAAGTTTCACGCAGCGTTTGGTCGAGTCGATGCACGACACCGTCGTTGATGGCGACCGTGGTTTCCTCAACCGGCTGGACCCTGCGCGGGTTCACGATGATCTGGTGGACGACACCTTTGTGCGCGCGGCGATCGCGACCCATGGCGGACCCGAAGCTTTCGGAATCACTGCCGATTTCACCCGAACAGAACAGGTACAGGCGCTGTGA
- a CDS encoding ribonuclease domain-containing protein yields the protein MSPRLRVVGAAVLALALIGCTEPSPARATIAECNLSELPSEASGTVHLIHAGGPFPYPRNDGVVFQNRERVLPSEPRGYYHEYTVRTPGSKTRGTRRIITGGNPLNDPPHVYYTGDHYQSFCEVEGA from the coding sequence ATGTCGCCGCGTTTGCGTGTGGTGGGTGCCGCGGTCCTCGCGCTGGCACTCATCGGTTGTACCGAGCCTTCGCCGGCTCGTGCCACCATCGCCGAGTGCAACTTGTCCGAACTGCCGTCGGAGGCTTCCGGAACGGTGCACCTGATCCATGCCGGCGGGCCGTTCCCGTATCCGCGTAATGATGGTGTCGTGTTCCAGAACCGCGAGAGGGTCCTGCCCTCGGAGCCCCGCGGGTACTACCACGAGTACACGGTCCGAACTCCGGGGAGTAAGACGCGTGGCACTCGGCGGATCATCACCGGTGGCAATCCACTGAACGATCCTCCACACGTCTATTACACGGGCGATCACTACCAGTCATTCTGTGAGGTTGAAGGCGCATGA
- a CDS encoding TetR/AcrR family transcriptional regulator encodes MPRPRIHSIDDLLDATERIAVDEGPSAVTVRAVSLATGTSNGAIYHAFGSRGAMVGQAWLRAAERFLDMQRQAVDLALAAGEPMHVAAVNAVVAAADTPAAFAERFPASSRLVLGVRREDLLRSDVPEDVAGAMTRVDSTLVALFIRLSRALWDREDGRAVQVIEDCIVGLPTGLLLRGHRLPDAAARTRLEAAVRAILALDPPPTHPKAKGAKMKGKTR; translated from the coding sequence GTGCCGCGCCCGCGTATCCATTCCATCGACGATCTGCTCGATGCGACTGAGCGAATCGCGGTCGATGAGGGACCATCTGCCGTGACCGTCCGGGCGGTTTCCCTGGCTACCGGGACCTCCAATGGCGCCATCTACCACGCCTTCGGGTCACGCGGCGCGATGGTCGGGCAAGCCTGGCTGCGTGCCGCGGAGAGATTCCTCGATATGCAGCGGCAAGCCGTGGATCTCGCGCTAGCGGCGGGTGAGCCTATGCACGTCGCCGCGGTGAATGCGGTCGTCGCGGCGGCCGACACCCCTGCCGCCTTCGCCGAACGCTTCCCCGCGTCCTCGCGGCTCGTGCTTGGGGTGCGGCGCGAGGATCTTCTGAGATCCGACGTACCTGAGGATGTCGCCGGCGCGATGACACGCGTGGACTCCACGCTGGTCGCGTTGTTCATCCGATTGTCGCGCGCCCTATGGGATCGGGAGGACGGCCGCGCGGTTCAAGTCATCGAGGACTGCATCGTGGGATTGCCGACCGGTCTCCTATTGCGAGGGCACCGGCTGCCCGACGCTGCCGCACGTACGCGGCTCGAGGCCGCAGTGCGCGCCATTCTTGCCCTCGATCCACCACCAACGCACCCAAAAGCTAAGGGCGCCAAAATGAAAGGAAAAACACGATGA
- a CDS encoding GNAT family N-acetyltransferase — MTDHDRLATRREIADALTSAFERRHEVLDLIVEADDRKSAIDAIAALLGTSHLGGEAVMGMSFDHLTKDERRKNAAELEDLNSQLTFTLMERPASSGDSLELRPFSGKADADIFAARTEEIGQAGDGSGAPAGGVDDELRAALARIDDEEAAWFVAVEGPSKVGIVFGELVDGEVNVRIWVHPDHRKKGYGTAALRKSRSVMAAYFPAVPMVVRAPGASTH; from the coding sequence ATGACCGACCACGACCGCCTTGCCACCCGCCGCGAAATCGCCGACGCACTCACCAGCGCGTTCGAACGGCGTCACGAAGTGCTTGACCTGATTGTGGAAGCCGATGACCGAAAGAGCGCGATCGACGCGATAGCCGCACTATTGGGAACCTCGCATCTGGGCGGTGAGGCGGTCATGGGGATGTCGTTCGATCATCTGACCAAGGATGAGCGCCGCAAGAACGCAGCCGAGCTCGAGGATCTCAACAGCCAGCTCACCTTCACACTCATGGAGCGGCCCGCGAGCTCGGGAGACAGCCTCGAACTGCGCCCGTTCTCCGGGAAGGCCGATGCCGACATCTTCGCCGCACGTACCGAAGAGATCGGCCAGGCCGGCGACGGGTCCGGCGCCCCGGCCGGGGGTGTAGACGACGAGTTGAGAGCAGCTCTCGCGCGCATCGACGACGAGGAGGCGGCCTGGTTCGTCGCCGTCGAAGGGCCCAGCAAGGTCGGCATCGTCTTTGGTGAGCTGGTCGACGGTGAGGTGAACGTGCGGATCTGGGTCCATCCCGACCACCGCAAGAAGGGTTACGGCACCGCGGCTTTGCGAAAGTCCCGATCGGTGATGGCCGCCTACTTCCCCGCCGTACCCATGGTGGTACGTGCACCCGGCGCCTCCACGCATTAG
- a CDS encoding ABC transporter permease, whose translation MVRDSAGAPRKPRLFTKIWPPALAIAVSVVLWWVASSLLSQPHSLLRQTAPDKALPAAIELLNRGVLLPDIGTSLWRLLIGLSLAAVIGIPAGLLLGVSTTAERATRPVVQFLRMISPLSWTPIAVAVFGIGSQPVIFLIAAAAVWPILINTTAGVHGIAPGYLDVARSFHATRIELLTTVILPAVRGHIQTGARVALGIAWVVLVPAEMLGVRSGLGYQILNARDQLAYDQVMAVILVIGVLGYALDLLARRVLAPRFGASRAG comes from the coding sequence ATCGTCCGCGACAGTGCCGGGGCACCGCGGAAACCGCGGCTGTTCACCAAGATCTGGCCTCCGGCGCTGGCCATTGCGGTGAGTGTTGTCCTGTGGTGGGTTGCCAGTTCGCTACTCAGCCAACCCCATTCACTGCTGAGGCAGACGGCCCCAGACAAAGCGCTGCCCGCGGCCATCGAACTGTTGAACCGTGGAGTCTTACTGCCCGATATCGGAACCAGCCTGTGGCGATTGCTCATCGGGCTCAGTCTTGCCGCCGTGATCGGCATCCCAGCGGGCCTGCTGCTCGGCGTGAGCACTACCGCAGAACGTGCCACACGTCCGGTGGTCCAGTTTCTGCGGATGATTTCACCGCTGTCCTGGACGCCCATCGCGGTGGCCGTGTTCGGTATCGGCAGTCAACCGGTCATCTTTCTCATCGCCGCGGCGGCCGTCTGGCCGATCCTCATCAACACCACGGCCGGCGTGCATGGCATAGCGCCCGGGTACCTGGACGTGGCGCGGTCGTTTCATGCCACCCGCATCGAGCTCCTCACCACGGTGATACTTCCGGCCGTGCGGGGCCACATTCAGACCGGTGCGCGGGTGGCACTCGGTATCGCATGGGTAGTGCTTGTACCGGCCGAAATGTTAGGCGTGCGATCGGGTTTGGGCTATCAGATTCTCAACGCACGCGACCAGCTGGCCTACGATCAGGTGATGGCGGTCATTCTCGTGATCGGTGTGCTCGGATACGCTCTGGACCTGCTGGCGCGACGGGTACTGGCACCGAGGTTTGGCGCGTCGCGTGCCGGGTAG
- a CDS encoding Fur family transcriptional regulator, which produces MAFTPDEYAALLRTADLRVTRPRVAVLEAVEANPHADTETVFGAVRAGLPEVSRQAVYDVLAALTSAGLLRKIQPSGSVARYESRVGDNHHHAVCRSCGVIADIDCAIGAAPCLTPSDYNGFVLEEAEVIYWGLCPDCAAHAASTRISGSHT; this is translated from the coding sequence GTGGCCTTCACACCGGACGAGTACGCGGCACTGCTGCGGACCGCCGATCTGCGCGTGACGCGGCCCCGAGTCGCCGTGCTTGAGGCCGTCGAAGCGAACCCGCACGCCGATACCGAGACCGTCTTCGGTGCGGTGCGGGCGGGTCTGCCCGAGGTGTCCCGACAGGCTGTTTACGACGTCTTGGCGGCCCTGACATCGGCCGGCCTGCTGCGCAAGATTCAGCCTTCCGGCTCCGTCGCCCGGTACGAATCTCGGGTCGGCGACAACCACCACCACGCCGTATGCCGCTCGTGCGGTGTCATCGCGGATATCGACTGCGCCATCGGTGCAGCGCCCTGTCTCACCCCGTCCGACTACAACGGATTCGTCCTCGAGGAGGCCGAGGTCATCTATTGGGGCCTATGCCCCGACTGTGCAGCACACGCTGCGTCCACACGAATTTCGGGATCACACACGTGA
- a CDS encoding enoyl-CoA hydratase/isomerase family protein — MSPTLELQDTIAVLNLGPDENRFSPDWLDTVNGLLDDALEHAKPLITVGSGKFYSNGLDLDWLMSHGDQTDWYVGRIHALFSRVLTLPLPTVAAVNGHAFGAGAMLAVAHDYRVMRSDRGYLCFPEVDINIPFTPGMASLIQAKVTPQTAVTAMTTGHRYGGEAAVAAGLADRAVSEDQVLSVAVDLMKPLEGKNSGTLGAIKTTMFATTTAALAA, encoded by the coding sequence ATGAGCCCCACCCTGGAACTTCAGGACACCATTGCGGTTCTGAACCTCGGCCCGGACGAAAACCGGTTCTCCCCGGATTGGCTCGACACCGTCAACGGGCTCCTCGACGACGCACTAGAGCACGCGAAGCCGTTGATCACCGTGGGGAGCGGGAAGTTCTATTCGAACGGGCTCGACCTGGATTGGCTGATGTCCCACGGCGATCAGACCGACTGGTATGTCGGTCGTATCCACGCGTTGTTCAGTCGAGTCCTCACCCTCCCGCTGCCAACTGTCGCGGCGGTCAACGGTCACGCGTTTGGAGCAGGGGCGATGCTCGCCGTGGCCCACGACTACCGAGTAATGCGATCCGACCGTGGATACCTGTGCTTCCCCGAGGTTGATATCAACATCCCGTTCACCCCCGGTATGGCGAGCCTCATTCAGGCCAAGGTGACCCCGCAGACGGCAGTGACCGCGATGACGACCGGGCACCGATACGGCGGAGAAGCAGCCGTGGCCGCGGGTCTTGCCGACCGGGCCGTGTCCGAGGACCAAGTACTTAGCGTCGCAGTCGATCTGATGAAACCCCTGGAGGGCAAGAACAGCGGGACGCTGGGTGCCATCAAGACGACAATGTTCGCCACGACCACCGCTGCCCTGGCCGCGTGA
- the katG gene encoding catalase/peroxidase HPI yields the protein MPEEHPPIAEANNQPSNGCPVAGGRLNYPVEGGNANREWWPTQLNLGILKKNPPAANPLGESFDYAKAVQTIDVDELKKDVETVLTDSQDWWPADFGNYGPMFIRMSWHAAGTYRVADGRGGAGAGMQRFAPLNSWPDNVLLDRARRLLWPVKKKYGNALSWADLIVFAGNHAMDTMGFKTFGFAFGREDRWEPEQDVYWGPEHTWLGDERYTGDRDLENPLAAVQMGLIYVNPEGPNGNPDPLAAAIDIRETFGRMAMNDEETAALIVGGHTFGKTHGAGDAGLVGPVPEDAPLEQMGIGWKSSFGSGKGNDAIGSGLEVTWTHTPTKWDNSFLEILYGNDWELTKSPAGAHQWKPKEGGWANSVPMAQGAGKTHPSMLTTDLSMRFDPIYEAITRRWLDHPEELADAYAKAWYKLIHRDLGPLSRYLGPLVPKQTLLWQDVIPASDTNIGDADIAELKAQLLASGLTVPQLVSTAWKAAASYRNSDKRGGANGGRIRLQPQAGWESNEPDELAQVIRTLEGIQESFNAGAKKVSFADLVVLGGAAAVEKAAKDAGFNITVPFTPGRGDATQEQTDVDSFSYLEPAADGFRNYLGKGAQIPAEYKLIDKANLLALSPPELAVLVGGLRVLGANYQGSELGVLTDKPGILTNDFFVNLVDMGTEWTPSSADDGTYVGTDRGTGAAKWTASRVDLVFGANSELRALAEVYAQDDAKEKFVKDFVAAWVKVSNADRFDVR from the coding sequence GTGCCTGAAGAACACCCGCCCATCGCTGAGGCGAACAATCAGCCCTCGAACGGTTGCCCCGTGGCCGGTGGTCGCCTGAACTACCCCGTCGAGGGTGGTAACGCCAACCGCGAATGGTGGCCAACCCAGCTCAACCTGGGCATTCTGAAGAAGAACCCGCCCGCCGCGAACCCACTTGGTGAGAGCTTCGATTACGCCAAAGCCGTACAGACAATCGATGTCGACGAGCTCAAAAAGGATGTCGAGACGGTCCTGACCGACTCGCAGGACTGGTGGCCTGCCGACTTCGGCAATTACGGCCCGATGTTCATCCGCATGTCCTGGCATGCTGCGGGCACCTACCGCGTCGCCGACGGTCGGGGCGGTGCGGGCGCTGGCATGCAGCGCTTCGCCCCGCTGAACAGCTGGCCCGATAACGTGCTGCTGGATCGCGCGCGGCGCCTGTTGTGGCCGGTCAAGAAGAAGTACGGAAACGCCCTGTCCTGGGCCGACCTCATCGTCTTTGCCGGCAACCACGCCATGGACACCATGGGGTTCAAGACCTTTGGGTTCGCATTCGGACGCGAAGACCGCTGGGAGCCCGAGCAGGACGTCTACTGGGGCCCCGAGCACACCTGGTTGGGCGATGAACGCTACACCGGGGACCGTGACCTGGAGAACCCGCTTGCCGCCGTGCAGATGGGTCTGATCTACGTCAATCCCGAAGGCCCCAACGGCAATCCGGATCCATTGGCCGCCGCGATCGATATCCGTGAGACATTCGGCCGGATGGCGATGAACGACGAGGAGACGGCGGCGCTGATCGTGGGTGGTCACACCTTCGGCAAGACACACGGTGCGGGCGATGCCGGGCTTGTCGGGCCGGTTCCCGAGGATGCGCCGCTGGAGCAGATGGGTATCGGCTGGAAGAGCTCATTCGGCTCCGGCAAGGGCAACGACGCGATCGGCAGTGGTCTGGAGGTGACCTGGACCCACACACCGACCAAGTGGGACAACAGCTTCCTGGAGATTCTTTACGGCAACGACTGGGAGCTGACCAAGAGCCCCGCGGGTGCGCATCAGTGGAAGCCCAAGGAGGGCGGCTGGGCCAACTCGGTACCCATGGCGCAGGGCGCGGGTAAGACGCATCCATCGATGCTCACCACCGACCTGTCGATGCGCTTCGATCCGATCTACGAGGCGATCACCAGACGCTGGCTCGATCACCCCGAGGAACTGGCCGACGCCTACGCAAAGGCCTGGTACAAACTGATCCATCGCGATCTCGGGCCGCTGTCCCGCTACCTCGGGCCATTGGTGCCGAAGCAAACCCTGCTCTGGCAGGACGTCATTCCCGCCTCGGATACCAATATCGGGGACGCTGACATCGCCGAGCTGAAGGCGCAGCTTCTCGCCTCCGGCCTTACCGTGCCGCAGCTGGTGTCGACCGCATGGAAGGCCGCGGCGTCGTACCGCAACAGCGACAAGCGCGGCGGCGCCAATGGCGGACGTATCCGGTTGCAACCGCAGGCCGGCTGGGAGTCCAACGAGCCCGATGAACTCGCCCAGGTGATCCGCACGCTCGAAGGCATCCAGGAGTCGTTCAACGCCGGCGCCAAGAAGGTCTCGTTCGCCGACCTTGTCGTACTCGGTGGAGCTGCCGCCGTCGAGAAGGCGGCCAAGGACGCCGGATTCAATATCACCGTGCCGTTCACTCCCGGCCGCGGCGATGCGACGCAGGAACAGACCGACGTCGATTCGTTCTCCTACCTGGAGCCGGCAGCCGATGGGTTCCGCAACTACCTGGGCAAGGGTGCGCAGATTCCGGCCGAGTACAAGCTGATCGACAAGGCCAACTTGCTGGCGCTGTCCCCGCCGGAACTGGCAGTCCTGGTGGGTGGCTTGCGCGTGCTGGGCGCGAACTACCAAGGTTCCGAGCTCGGTGTGCTGACCGACAAGCCCGGGATATTGACCAATGACTTCTTTGTCAACCTGGTCGATATGGGCACCGAGTGGACGCCGTCCTCGGCCGACGACGGTACGTATGTGGGTACCGATCGCGGCACCGGTGCGGCGAAGTGGACTGCCAGCCGGGTTGATCTGGTGTTCGGCGCGAACTCCGAACTACGAGCTCTCGCAGAGGTTTACGCACAGGACGACGCCAAGGAGAAGTTCGTCAAGGACTTCGTCGCGGCATGGGTCAAGGTGTCGAACGCGGACCGCTTCGACGTCCGCTGA
- a CDS encoding ABC transporter ATP-binding protein, whose product MGTDAVRITNGTKYFGTAVALREVDVHVTSGEFLAVLGPSGSGKSTLLRVLAGLEDLSTGTVVWTSDGERRPRTGVVFQDALLMPWLTVAENIVFAKRFARHRSGFDDAYVQALVDHFGLRGLSGRYPDQLSGGQAQRVSILRAVATRPKLLLLDEPFSALDPVTRADLQSWLAALAAEVAVTVILVTHDVDEALALAHRVILLGDNGRMRHQWLLDDHTAGERDRMRREILAQYQSTETGSE is encoded by the coding sequence GTGGGAACTGACGCAGTACGAATAACGAACGGCACCAAATATTTCGGGACAGCGGTGGCCCTCCGCGAGGTCGATGTCCACGTGACTTCCGGCGAGTTCCTGGCCGTGCTGGGTCCCAGTGGAAGTGGTAAATCCACCCTGTTGCGCGTGCTGGCGGGTCTGGAAGACCTCAGTACCGGTACCGTCGTGTGGACATCGGACGGTGAACGCCGCCCCCGGACGGGCGTGGTTTTCCAAGATGCCTTGCTGATGCCCTGGTTGACCGTCGCCGAGAACATAGTCTTCGCCAAGCGATTCGCGCGACACCGCAGCGGATTCGACGATGCCTACGTGCAGGCTCTGGTCGACCATTTCGGGCTCAGAGGGCTCTCCGGGCGCTATCCCGACCAACTGTCCGGGGGACAGGCCCAGCGCGTGTCGATTCTGCGTGCGGTGGCCACTCGGCCGAAGTTGTTGCTCCTCGATGAACCCTTCAGCGCGCTAGACCCTGTGACGCGGGCGGACCTGCAGTCCTGGCTGGCGGCGCTGGCCGCCGAGGTGGCCGTCACCGTGATCCTGGTGACCCATGACGTCGATGAAGCGTTGGCACTCGCGCACCGGGTGATTCTTTTGGGCGACAACGGGCGAATGCGTCACCAGTGGTTGCTTGACGATCACACCGCGGGAGAACGTGATCGGATGCGCCGGGAAATCCTTGCCCAGTACCAATCGACAGAGACGGGATCTGAGTGA
- a CDS encoding MarR family winged helix-turn-helix transcriptional regulator — MGILVSQIYRVLWSRASVIVRDFGVTVPQMECLAVLSAQPGISNVEIAAELRITPQAVSLVQRSLEEAGLVHRSRRQADARVLTTELTAKGRKLFERADATLREDDDEILANMTDKDRAQLRRLLGGVIETMSAR; from the coding sequence ATGGGCATTCTGGTGTCTCAGATCTACCGGGTGCTGTGGTCACGCGCTTCGGTGATCGTGCGCGACTTCGGCGTCACTGTTCCGCAGATGGAGTGCCTGGCCGTGCTCTCCGCACAGCCGGGGATCTCCAATGTTGAGATCGCCGCAGAGCTTCGAATCACCCCCCAGGCGGTAAGCCTGGTCCAGCGGTCGCTGGAGGAGGCAGGTCTTGTGCATCGTTCGCGACGGCAGGCGGACGCGAGAGTGCTGACCACCGAGTTGACCGCCAAGGGACGAAAGCTCTTCGAGCGCGCCGACGCCACGCTGCGCGAGGATGACGACGAGATTCTGGCCAATATGACGGACAAGGACCGAGCCCAGCTGCGCAGGCTGCTCGGCGGAGTGATCGAGACGATGTCGGCACGGTAG